One part of the Thermoanaerobacterium sp. CMT5567-10 genome encodes these proteins:
- a CDS encoding M28 family peptidase codes for MKSIDYLKKLSKFEHRGSATKNERKAADYIANKLEDMGYEAVKQEFKTTRDNLYILPLQFGIFLFIMGAASFFYDKFLNALELIISLISIGLLILELSGKSFETSIMPKHRSKNVFTKFEKNDKKKIIVSAHIDTQKGSLMFSPKIVDKLKMIYNIGYLGFALIPVGIVFGLFHLYLISYIVLGIGLLITFAMIVFLLTCELGGKYTNGANDNGSGASLALAIADYYINNKENFPDDVEVIFLFTGSEETGERGMKYFLRRYRRLLNKDTQFVVLDNLGAGKLTYLEGEGMIFYKKAGEMLLNVADEMRKEYPNGVVQKMKNLLLPTDALPVLANGFCGITFISMDENGKIKNYHWFTDTIDNVDSKLLRYEESFLIEYILRVSKRISSAKSVEAVK; via the coding sequence ATGAAAAGTATTGATTATCTAAAAAAGCTTTCAAAATTTGAGCATCGTGGCTCGGCAACAAAAAATGAGAGAAAGGCTGCTGACTACATTGCTAATAAGCTTGAGGATATGGGATATGAAGCAGTTAAGCAGGAATTTAAAACAACTCGTGACAACCTGTACATTTTGCCTCTTCAGTTTGGTATCTTTTTATTTATAATGGGTGCTGCGTCATTTTTCTACGATAAATTTCTAAATGCATTAGAATTGATTATTTCATTAATTTCAATAGGATTGTTGATTTTAGAACTAAGTGGGAAATCTTTTGAGACAAGCATAATGCCAAAACATCGTTCAAAAAATGTCTTTACAAAATTTGAGAAAAACGATAAAAAGAAGATAATTGTATCTGCACACATTGATACTCAAAAAGGAAGTTTGATGTTTAGCCCTAAAATCGTTGACAAACTGAAAATGATATATAATATCGGCTATTTGGGATTTGCACTGATACCTGTCGGCATAGTCTTTGGACTGTTTCATCTTTATCTAATTTCATATATCGTGCTTGGAATTGGCCTTTTAATAACTTTTGCTATGATTGTATTTTTGCTGACATGTGAGTTGGGTGGGAAATATACAAATGGTGCCAATGATAATGGTTCAGGGGCATCGTTGGCTTTGGCAATAGCAGATTATTACATTAACAATAAAGAAAATTTTCCAGATGATGTTGAAGTGATTTTCCTCTTTACAGGAAGCGAAGAGACAGGCGAAAGAGGAATGAAATATTTCTTGAGAAGATATAGGAGATTATTAAACAAAGATACTCAATTTGTAGTATTGGATAATCTCGGTGCTGGAAAATTGACATACCTTGAGGGAGAAGGAATGATATTCTATAAAAAAGCAGGTGAAATGCTATTAAATGTTGCTGACGAGATGAGGAAAGAATATCCTAATGGAGTAGTGCAGAAAATGAAAAATCTACTTTTGCCGACAGATGCACTGCCTGTGCTGGCAAATGGCTTTTGCGGCATAACGTTTATATCTATGGATGAAAATGGAAAGATAAAGAACTATCATTGGTTTACAGATACTATAGACAATGTCGATTCTAAGTTATTGAGATATGAAGAAAGCTTTTTGATAGAATATATATTGAGAGTTTCAAAGAGGATAAGCAGTGCAAAAAGTGTTGAAGCAGTAAAATAG
- a CDS encoding ECF transporter S component produces MPNNSSTKKFDTRFITRTAILLAITIIVQFIKMPQLVTGSIVNAMLIISAYFVGIWSGVSIGLLTPIIAFLVGLMSFPILIPFIMIGNTLYVMLFKTVKNNIIGMIAGAVVKFLWLAASVKYILTWFNVNVPQKIVAAFTLPQLATAIIGGILSIFLIFILTGYFNKSKK; encoded by the coding sequence ATGCCGAATAACTCATCAACTAAAAAATTTGATACCAGATTTATAACTAGGACCGCTATCTTGCTGGCAATTACAATCATAGTGCAGTTTATAAAAATGCCACAGCTTGTAACAGGCTCAATCGTAAATGCAATGCTTATAATCTCTGCATACTTTGTTGGAATCTGGTCAGGTGTGTCAATAGGCCTTTTGACACCAATCATCGCTTTTTTAGTAGGACTCATGAGCTTTCCTATACTTATACCTTTTATAATGATAGGTAATACACTGTACGTAATGCTATTTAAAACTGTAAAAAACAACATAATAGGCATGATTGCAGGTGCAGTTGTAAAATTTTTGTGGCTGGCAGCTTCAGTAAAATATATTCTGACTTGGTTTAATGTCAACGTACCGCAAAAGATCGTTGCAGCGTTTACACTTCCGCAGCTTGCAACAGCCATCATTGGTGGCATACTATCTATATTCTTAATATTTATACTTACAGGTTATTTTAATAAATCAAAGAAGTAG
- the leuS gene encoding leucine--tRNA ligase, with protein MAYSRDIDRKWQKKWEDTKLYKFNPENIDKKLYCLEMFSYPSGAKLHAGHWYNYGPADSWARMKRMQGYEVFHPMGFDAFGLPAENYAIKTGIHPQDSTLQNIKTMERQLKEMGATFDWDYEVITCLPDYYKWTQWVFLQLYKKGLAYRKKAPVNWCPSCKTVLANEQVVEGTCERCGTEVTKKDLTQWFLKITDYAEELLEKLDELDWPEKTKMMQRNWIGKSDGAEIEFKVDGKDISFKVFTTRADTLYGVTYVVLAPENEIVDKITTDKYRRNVEEYKEYARKQSEIERLSTEKEKTGVFTGAYAIHPITGEKLPIWISDYVLATYGTGCVMAVPAHDERDYMFAKKYDLPMKRVIKGRDGVDDSLPFVEYGILVDSGDFTGSKSEDARIEIVKMLEKEGKGSLKVNYRLRDWLVSRQRYWGAPIPIIHCEKCGLVPVPEEDLPVLLPYNVEFSPDGESPLKKSEEFMNTTCPKCGGKALRDPDTLDTFVDSSWYFLRYPDNKNDKEPFNKELIDKMLPVDKYIGGAEHACMHLLYARFVTKALRDLGYLDFDEPFKSLIHQGIILGPDGNKMSKSRGNTISPDEYINEYGSDVFRMYLMFGFAFTEGGPWNDDGIKAMSRFIQRIERLIDKFTEDKGKSGKNEISKDEKELNYIRNYTIKSVTDDAEKFQFNTAIARIMELVNALYKYDGEVENKNMKLYEETIADLIRVLAPFAPHFSEEMWERMGYSYSVFNQKWPEYDEKALVKDTVEIAIQVNGKVRGRLEIPSGATEKEIQDKALAVESIKQFIEGKEIKKVVVVKNRLVNIVVK; from the coding sequence ATGGCTTATTCAAGGGATATTGATAGAAAGTGGCAAAAAAAGTGGGAAGATACAAAACTATACAAGTTTAACCCAGAGAACATTGACAAAAAACTTTACTGTCTTGAGATGTTTTCGTATCCATCTGGTGCAAAGCTTCATGCAGGGCATTGGTATAACTACGGCCCTGCTGATTCATGGGCTAGGATGAAAAGGATGCAGGGCTATGAAGTTTTTCACCCAATGGGATTTGATGCGTTTGGACTGCCTGCAGAAAACTATGCCATAAAGACAGGCATACATCCTCAAGATTCGACGCTTCAAAACATAAAAACGATGGAAAGACAGCTTAAAGAGATGGGTGCCACATTTGACTGGGATTATGAGGTTATAACTTGTTTACCAGACTACTACAAGTGGACACAGTGGGTATTTCTCCAACTGTACAAAAAAGGACTTGCATATAGAAAGAAAGCGCCCGTAAATTGGTGCCCCAGTTGCAAGACAGTCCTTGCAAATGAACAGGTTGTGGAAGGAACTTGTGAAAGATGCGGGACTGAAGTGACCAAGAAAGACTTGACGCAGTGGTTTTTAAAGATAACCGATTATGCAGAGGAGCTTTTAGAGAAGCTTGACGAGCTTGACTGGCCTGAAAAGACGAAGATGATGCAGAGAAATTGGATAGGAAAATCAGACGGCGCCGAAATAGAGTTTAAAGTTGACGGCAAAGACATATCGTTTAAAGTTTTTACAACAAGGGCAGATACCCTTTACGGTGTCACATACGTGGTATTGGCGCCGGAAAATGAGATAGTAGATAAAATCACAACTGATAAATATAGAAGAAATGTAGAGGAATATAAGGAGTATGCAAGAAAGCAAAGCGAGATAGAGAGGCTTTCGACGGAAAAAGAAAAGACAGGCGTATTTACGGGAGCGTATGCTATACACCCTATAACTGGAGAAAAACTCCCTATATGGATATCTGATTACGTACTTGCTACATACGGGACAGGCTGTGTTATGGCGGTTCCAGCCCATGACGAGAGGGACTACATGTTTGCAAAAAAGTACGATTTACCGATGAAGAGGGTTATAAAGGGAAGAGATGGAGTAGACGATTCTTTGCCATTTGTTGAATACGGCATTCTCGTAGATAGCGGAGATTTTACAGGAAGCAAATCTGAAGATGCAAGGATAGAAATAGTGAAGATGCTTGAGAAGGAAGGCAAGGGAAGCCTTAAAGTAAATTACAGGCTTAGGGACTGGCTTGTATCAAGACAAAGGTATTGGGGTGCTCCAATTCCAATAATTCATTGCGAGAAATGCGGTTTGGTACCTGTGCCTGAAGAAGACCTTCCGGTTCTTTTGCCGTATAATGTTGAATTTTCTCCAGACGGTGAGTCGCCGCTTAAAAAATCTGAGGAATTTATGAATACCACATGCCCTAAATGCGGCGGCAAAGCATTGAGAGATCCTGATACACTTGACACATTTGTTGATTCATCGTGGTATTTCCTAAGGTATCCTGACAACAAAAATGACAAAGAGCCTTTCAATAAAGAATTAATAGACAAAATGTTGCCTGTAGATAAGTACATCGGCGGTGCCGAGCACGCATGCATGCATCTTTTATACGCCAGATTTGTTACAAAAGCATTGAGAGACTTAGGGTATCTTGATTTTGATGAGCCTTTTAAATCGCTGATACATCAGGGAATAATTTTAGGGCCTGATGGAAATAAAATGAGCAAATCAAGAGGCAATACAATATCCCCTGATGAATACATCAATGAATACGGCTCAGATGTATTTAGAATGTACTTGATGTTTGGATTTGCATTTACGGAAGGTGGCCCATGGAATGATGACGGTATAAAAGCGATGTCCCGCTTCATACAGAGAATTGAAAGGCTTATAGATAAATTCACAGAAGACAAAGGTAAATCAGGTAAGAATGAAATTTCTAAAGATGAAAAAGAACTTAATTATATAAGAAATTATACGATAAAAAGCGTGACAGACGATGCTGAGAAGTTCCAGTTTAATACTGCTATAGCAAGGATAATGGAACTTGTAAATGCCCTTTATAAATACGATGGAGAAGTTGAGAATAAGAATATGAAACTATATGAAGAAACCATTGCAGATCTTATAAGGGTTTTAGCACCATTTGCTCCTCATTTCTCAGAAGAAATGTGGGAGAGAATGGGATACAGCTACTCAGTGTTCAATCAAAAGTGGCCAGAGTATGACGAGAAGGCCTTAGTAAAGGATACTGTTGAGATTGCAATTCAGGTTAACGGCAAAGTAAGAGGGCGCCTTGAAATTCCGTCAGGTGCAACTGAAAAAGAAATTCAAGATAAAGCTCTAGCGGTTGAAAGCATTAAGCAATTTATAGAAGGTAAAGAGATTAAAAAGGTGGTAGTTGTAAAAAACAGGCTTGTGAATATAGTTGTAAAATAG
- a CDS encoding AzlC family ABC transporter permease: MIVNETKNSINGIKSSFPIVLGYLPIGFAYGILGTKSGFSILQVVALSLFVYAGSAQFIAISLLSSGTDIITLIMTIFIVNLRHFLYSTSLSQYMKRINRKHIPILSFFITDETYAVSITDLKGNNEYNEKYFYQLFFVSYTTWVISSFIGAMFGSFLNGSVNIGLDFALPAMYIALLLMQISGYRKVFISIFSGLLSISLMYILPGNINVIVSAVIGAGIGGLIDIWTKNS, encoded by the coding sequence ATGATAGTAAATGAGACTAAAAACAGTATAAATGGCATAAAGAGCTCTTTTCCAATAGTTTTAGGATATCTTCCCATAGGTTTTGCTTATGGCATATTAGGAACAAAAAGTGGTTTTTCTATTTTACAAGTTGTGGCATTGTCACTTTTTGTTTACGCTGGATCTGCTCAGTTTATAGCTATAAGTCTTTTAAGCAGCGGTACTGATATTATAACACTGATTATGACAATATTCATAGTAAATTTAAGGCATTTTTTATACAGTACGTCGCTCTCACAGTACATGAAAAGAATCAATAGGAAGCATATTCCTATATTATCATTTTTTATAACTGATGAGACGTATGCAGTTTCAATTACAGATTTAAAGGGAAATAACGAGTATAACGAGAAATATTTTTATCAGCTTTTTTTTGTGTCATATACTACGTGGGTAATTTCTTCATTTATTGGTGCTATGTTTGGCTCTTTTTTAAATGGATCAGTTAATATAGGGCTCGATTTTGCACTGCCTGCAATGTACATTGCACTTTTGTTAATGCAAATATCAGGATATAGAAAGGTATTTATTAGTATCTTTTCAGGGTTACTATCTATATCACTCATGTATATTCTTCCGGGAAATATAAATGTTATTGTGTCTGCTGTAATTGGTGCTGGAATTGGAGGGTTAATTGATATATGGACAAAAAATTCGTAA
- a CDS encoding AzlD domain-containing protein, whose protein sequence is MDKKFVISVLGMFLVTYVPRFLPVFGLSRVEMPNFIKSFLEYIPVAVLSALLFPTIFMKGNHLFISYKNIFLMASIPTVLVAYKSRKLFSPVIVGIISYILTSLVIN, encoded by the coding sequence ATGGACAAAAAATTCGTAATTTCTGTTTTAGGCATGTTTTTAGTAACATATGTTCCGCGCTTTCTTCCGGTATTTGGGCTGTCAAGAGTTGAAATGCCTAATTTTATTAAATCCTTTTTAGAATATATACCTGTAGCTGTTTTATCTGCATTGCTTTTTCCGACAATTTTTATGAAAGGCAATCATCTATTTATAAGTTATAAAAATATATTTCTAATGGCCTCAATACCAACTGTACTGGTAGCTTATAAATCGAGGAAACTTTTTTCTCCTGTAATAGTCGGGATTATAAGTTATATATTGACTTCACTTGTAATAAATTAA
- the tlp gene encoding small acid-soluble spore protein Tlp, whose amino-acid sequence MADEKDRSKNPPKPDDRSDNVGKLQDMIHDTIENYREAEDYLKLHAEELSSEEVARIKEKNRHRLESIHGMRDEIVDEVDAGNGVDKKD is encoded by the coding sequence ATGGCAGATGAAAAAGATCGTTCCAAAAATCCTCCAAAGCCGGACGATCGTTCTGATAATGTCGGCAAATTGCAGGATATGATTCATGATACAATAGAAAATTATAGAGAAGCAGAAGACTACTTAAAACTGCATGCTGAAGAGCTTTCATCGGAAGAAGTAGCAAGAATCAAAGAAAAAAATCGCCACAGGCTTGAAAGCATCCACGGCATGAGAGATGAAATCGTAGATGAAGTTGACGCTGGAAACGGTGTGGACAAAAAAGACTAA
- a CDS encoding aldose epimerase — MYRVEKYMDKFETYRLYDLKNNSFFEVVPERGGVITRFVYSGNEILYLDKETLYDTTKNLRGGIPILFPICGYLKDEKYTIDGREYNMKQHGIARLYKWDVAKTSVDDSASITLKFTSSSETRKIYPFDFELIFTYILKNGTLTIEQQYINMSEKNMIFYSGFHPYFYIENKDDALISVDSDVCYDAIDKKQLIFDGKIDSKKPEVNLIFEPKSNECHAVDKKRNMKITLKYDEVFKYVVVWSLHDKEFICIEPWMAKPDSMNTKEDIKILKPGEDLKTLFSISASME; from the coding sequence ATGTATAGAGTGGAGAAATATATGGATAAATTTGAAACATATAGGCTTTACGATTTAAAAAACAATTCGTTTTTTGAAGTCGTGCCAGAGCGTGGAGGAGTTATAACGAGATTTGTATATAGTGGAAATGAGATTTTATACCTTGACAAAGAAACACTGTATGATACGACAAAGAATTTAAGAGGAGGCATACCAATCCTTTTTCCTATTTGTGGGTACCTAAAAGATGAGAAATATACAATAGATGGCAGAGAGTACAATATGAAACAGCATGGTATTGCAAGGCTTTATAAGTGGGATGTAGCTAAGACAAGTGTTGATGATTCTGCGTCAATAACATTAAAGTTTACAAGCAGTAGCGAGACAAGGAAAATATACCCTTTCGATTTCGAACTTATTTTTACATACATTCTCAAAAACGGAACGCTGACAATAGAACAACAATATATAAATATGTCAGAGAAAAATATGATATTTTACTCTGGATTTCACCCGTATTTTTACATTGAGAATAAGGACGATGCTTTAATATCTGTTGATTCAGATGTATGCTACGATGCAATAGATAAAAAACAGCTTATTTTCGATGGAAAGATTGACTCTAAAAAGCCTGAAGTAAATCTTATTTTTGAGCCGAAATCAAATGAGTGTCATGCAGTAGATAAGAAAAGGAATATGAAGATTACTCTTAAATACGATGAAGTGTTTAAATACGTAGTTGTATGGTCATTACATGATAAAGAGTTTATATGTATTGAGCCTTGGATGGCTAAGCCCGACTCCATGAACACAAAAGAAGATATTAAAATTTTAAAGCCAGGTGAGGATCTAAAAACTTTATTTAGCATAAGTGCGTCTATGGAATAA
- a CDS encoding inorganic phosphate transporter, with amino-acid sequence MNLYLILIAFIFIYIFITGFHDEGNLIATIISSRSMSIRSAFITASLAQFIGTATLSTTVASTISRDVLRLNYLNINRDNLYIMIFTGLLGAVIWNLITWYFGMPSSSSHALVGGMIGPFIAQYGLKSVNVFGILLKVIIPLFLSPILGFFIGYLVMHVTSNFLRAAGPRVNTVLKKLQYITLLVLNAGQGANDAQKGMGLISIALMGGGISQSFMLPHWVKILSAVMISSGLFFGGLRMIKSVGTRIYRVKPFHSFNAQISSLFIVITAAVFGLPTSGTQIINSSVLGVGAKERPTAVRWQFAKGMFTAWIITIPASFALSSLIFIIVKSI; translated from the coding sequence ATGAACTTATACTTGATTCTTATTGCATTTATATTTATATATATCTTTATTACAGGCTTTCATGATGAAGGAAATCTCATAGCTACCATCATATCTTCTAGATCTATGAGCATAAGAAGTGCATTTATAACGGCGTCTTTAGCTCAATTCATCGGTACAGCCACTTTAAGTACAACTGTGGCTTCTACAATTAGCAGAGACGTGTTGCGTCTAAATTATCTGAATATAAATAGAGATAATTTATATATAATGATATTTACAGGCTTACTTGGTGCAGTAATTTGGAATCTGATAACGTGGTATTTTGGCATGCCGTCCAGTTCATCCCATGCATTAGTGGGTGGTATGATAGGACCATTTATAGCCCAATATGGGCTTAAATCAGTAAATGTTTTTGGAATATTGCTTAAGGTGATAATACCTCTTTTTTTATCACCAATTCTGGGATTTTTTATAGGATATTTAGTGATGCATGTTACAAGTAATTTTCTAAGAGCTGCGGGACCAAGAGTTAATACTGTGTTAAAAAAACTTCAATATATAACGCTGCTTGTTTTAAATGCAGGTCAAGGTGCTAATGATGCGCAAAAAGGCATGGGACTTATATCAATTGCTTTAATGGGAGGCGGGATTTCACAAAGCTTTATGCTGCCTCACTGGGTCAAAATTTTATCAGCAGTTATGATATCTTCTGGATTGTTTTTTGGAGGACTTAGAATGATTAAAAGCGTTGGAACGAGGATATACAGGGTTAAGCCATTTCATTCATTTAATGCGCAGATATCGTCGCTATTTATAGTTATAACTGCAGCGGTTTTTGGCTTGCCAACCAGCGGAACGCAGATAATAAACTCATCTGTACTGGGCGTTGGAGCTAAAGAGAGGCCAACTGCAGTGAGATGGCAGTTTGCAAAGGGAATGTTTACTGCTTGGATTATTACTATTCCAGCGTCTTTTGCCTTATCTTCATTAATATTTATAATTGTAAAATCCATCTAA
- a CDS encoding DUF47 domain-containing protein → MGILSWLFSKGVDFYKLLQEHSDLALKGVQALALYMDTGAEDDGNRVIKIEKEADNKRKELIDELDNTFITPIEREDIYELSSAIDNILDYCETTVKEMEIYELSPTSELKEMVDVILRGTQLIDKSVYNLDKDKKTAMDYALKAKKLENEMEFYYRRYLAELIKSDDIKYILKMREIYRHLSNCADKMDLAGDILGHILVKEI, encoded by the coding sequence ATGGGTATTTTAAGCTGGCTTTTTTCAAAAGGTGTCGATTTTTATAAACTACTGCAAGAGCATTCTGATTTAGCACTAAAAGGTGTACAGGCACTTGCACTGTACATGGATACTGGTGCAGAAGATGACGGCAATAGAGTCATTAAAATAGAAAAAGAAGCCGATAACAAGCGGAAAGAACTTATAGACGAACTGGACAACACATTTATAACTCCTATTGAAAGAGAAGACATATATGAACTGTCAAGTGCTATAGATAATATACTTGATTATTGCGAGACAACTGTTAAAGAAATGGAAATATATGAACTTAGTCCGACAAGTGAATTAAAAGAGATGGTAGATGTCATATTAAGAGGAACACAGCTTATAGATAAAAGTGTCTATAATCTGGATAAAGATAAAAAAACAGCGATGGATTATGCGCTGAAAGCGAAAAAACTGGAGAATGAAATGGAATTTTACTATAGGAGATATTTGGCTGAGCTTATAAAAAGTGATGATATAAAATATATTTTAAAGATGAGAGAGATTTACAGGCATTTAAGCAACTGTGCTGACAAGATGGATTTAGCAGGAGATATACTGGGACATATCCTCGTCAAGGAGATTTGA
- a CDS encoding peptide ABC transporter substrate-binding protein, producing MRKFLIYFFVLTFLAASILTGCGNNGSNSSTAQSKSNSTKQVLHLNLGDEPPMLDPAKSTDGVSFQILNSVLEGLVRLGADEKPKEGSGLAKSWEVSNDGLTYIFHLKDNIKWSDGNPITAYDFEYSWKRALDPKTASEYAYIMYPIKNAEAYNSGQASADSVGVKALDDKTLKVELQEPTPYFLSLTAFITYLPLEKSFVEKEGDKLASSPSDLVYSGPFVLKTWNHQQNIVLVKNDNYWDKNNVKLSEIDFDMVKDLNTVAQGYDSGQYDEINISGDYVPKYKDQVKVHPNGFTYFLGFNNLNPIFKNANIRKAFTLAIDRKSFTENVLKDGSIPAYAFVPNGITGLNGDFRKEAGEALFKEDVNEAKSLLKKGMEELNITKLPKITLLADDTDVAKKEAQAIQQFWKNNLGVDVTIQNVSYKIRLQMFSKQQYDVCLTRWGADYNDPMTFLDLWTTNAGNNNVKYSNPKYDELIKEAKSTNDNAVRMEKMKEAEKILMDDMPVGPLFYSATAYVQRDYVKGWVRHSVGVDSDWKWTYIENH from the coding sequence GTGAGGAAATTTTTGATTTATTTTTTTGTGCTTACTTTTTTAGCGGCAAGCATTTTGACTGGCTGCGGCAACAATGGAAGCAATTCATCAACTGCCCAGAGCAAGTCAAATTCAACTAAGCAGGTTTTGCATCTAAATCTTGGTGATGAGCCACCGATGCTTGATCCTGCAAAATCAACTGATGGCGTCTCTTTTCAGATACTAAATTCAGTGTTAGAAGGTCTGGTGAGGCTTGGAGCTGATGAAAAGCCTAAGGAGGGTTCAGGTCTTGCTAAAAGCTGGGAAGTATCTAATGATGGATTGACTTATATTTTTCATTTGAAGGACAATATAAAATGGAGCGATGGAAATCCTATAACAGCATATGATTTTGAATATTCATGGAAGAGGGCATTGGATCCTAAGACAGCATCTGAGTATGCATACATAATGTATCCTATAAAGAATGCGGAAGCGTATAATTCAGGTCAGGCAAGTGCCGACTCAGTTGGTGTAAAGGCATTGGATGATAAGACTCTTAAGGTTGAGCTTCAGGAGCCGACGCCGTATTTTTTGAGTTTGACTGCGTTTATTACCTATTTACCGCTTGAAAAATCATTTGTAGAAAAGGAAGGAGATAAATTAGCATCAAGCCCTTCTGATTTAGTGTACAGTGGTCCGTTTGTTCTTAAAACATGGAATCATCAGCAAAATATAGTTCTTGTCAAAAATGACAACTACTGGGATAAAAATAATGTGAAATTAAGTGAGATCGATTTTGACATGGTAAAAGATTTGAATACAGTAGCACAGGGTTATGATTCGGGTCAATATGATGAAATCAATATAAGTGGTGATTATGTTCCTAAATACAAGGATCAGGTTAAAGTCCATCCAAATGGATTCACATATTTCTTAGGTTTTAACAATTTAAATCCAATATTTAAAAATGCAAATATCAGGAAGGCATTTACACTTGCTATAGATAGGAAGTCTTTTACGGAGAATGTTTTGAAGGATGGCTCTATCCCTGCATATGCTTTTGTGCCTAATGGCATCACAGGATTGAATGGAGACTTTAGGAAGGAAGCCGGTGAAGCTTTATTTAAAGAAGATGTAAATGAGGCGAAAAGCCTTCTTAAAAAGGGAATGGAAGAGCTCAACATAACAAAACTTCCTAAGATAACTTTACTGGCAGATGACACAGATGTTGCAAAGAAGGAAGCCCAGGCAATTCAGCAATTTTGGAAAAATAATCTTGGGGTAGATGTAACTATCCAGAATGTGTCATACAAGATAAGGCTTCAGATGTTTTCTAAACAGCAGTATGATGTCTGCTTGACAAGATGGGGCGCTGACTACAACGATCCTATGACATTTTTAGATTTATGGACTACAAATGCAGGCAATAACAACGTAAAGTACTCAAATCCGAAATACGATGAGCTGATAAAAGAGGCAAAATCTACAAATGATAATGCGGTCCGCATGGAGAAAATGAAAGAAGCTGAGAAAATTTTGATGGATGATATGCCTGTTGGACCTTTATTCTATTCTGCAACAGCTTATGTTCAGAGAGACTATGTAAAAGGATGGGTAAGGCATTCTGTCGGTGTTGACAGCGATTGGAAGTGGACCTATATAGAAAATCATTAA